In a genomic window of Methanobacterium formicicum:
- a CDS encoding phosphopantothenate/pantothenate synthetase — MHDMSPHHPRYQSLLLRDKMAKAYQEGILADTALIAHGRGEAFDYILGEKTNLPALNAIKAASAALLLAENPVLSVNGNTAVLAAEDMVKLARILPAKVEINLFYRTPQRVMKVEEVLKKAGATEILGKEEDDYFPIKGLEGPRSRAHPEGVHRADVVLVPLEDGDRAEALVALGKTVITIDLNPLSRTAQTSSITIVDNVVRAIPLIIEEISKLRGCRVDELEAIVHEFDNQRNIDSSLQLIAQYLEKDGK; from the coding sequence ATGCATGATATGTCCCCCCATCATCCCCGTTACCAGTCCCTTCTTTTAAGGGATAAAATGGCCAAGGCTTACCAGGAAGGAATACTGGCCGACACCGCTCTTATTGCCCATGGCAGGGGTGAGGCCTTTGACTATATTTTAGGCGAAAAAACAAACCTCCCCGCATTAAATGCCATTAAAGCGGCAAGTGCTGCACTTCTACTGGCTGAAAATCCAGTTTTATCAGTTAATGGGAACACTGCTGTTTTGGCTGCCGAGGATATGGTGAAACTAGCCCGGATCCTGCCGGCTAAGGTAGAAATCAATTTATTCTACCGCACACCACAGAGGGTGATGAAGGTGGAGGAAGTTTTAAAGAAGGCCGGGGCCACGGAGATCCTGGGTAAAGAAGAGGATGATTACTTCCCTATAAAAGGATTGGAAGGTCCACGGTCCAGGGCCCACCCGGAAGGTGTGCACCGGGCAGATGTGGTACTGGTTCCACTGGAAGATGGAGACCGGGCCGAAGCACTGGTGGCATTGGGTAAAACAGTTATAACTATTGATCTCAATCCTCTGTCTCGAACTGCTCAAACTTCATCCATAACTATTGTGGACAATGTGGTTCGAGCTATTCCCCTTATAATTGAAGAGATAAGCAAGTTGAGGGGATGTCGGGTTGATGAACTGGAAGCAATTGTCCATGAATTTGATAACCAACGGAATATTGACAGTTCACTGCAGCTAATTGCACAGTATCTGGAAAAGGATGGTAAATAA
- a CDS encoding AAA family ATPase — MKVIGVTGMPGSGKSVVSRVAENLGMKVVRMGDVIRDEAHKRNESPGKVAVDLRKEFGKFVIAERCVTYIKNLSTPEEKLNSKKPPSSPKSAASNPSMVLIEGIRSPWEVEIFKNNFPDFKVIAIHSAPETRYLRLRKRMRSDDSAETREALKRDQRELKFGIGEVIASADFMVVNEGAKGKLKNTVRGILKNEL; from the coding sequence ATGAAGGTAATTGGTGTTACCGGAATGCCGGGATCAGGTAAGAGTGTGGTTTCCAGGGTGGCGGAAAACCTGGGAATGAAGGTGGTGCGGATGGGAGATGTTATCCGTGACGAAGCCCATAAAAGGAACGAATCACCCGGAAAGGTAGCTGTAGATCTGCGGAAGGAGTTTGGTAAATTTGTAATAGCCGAAAGGTGTGTAACATACATTAAAAACCTTTCAACCCCCGAAGAAAAACTTAATTCTAAAAAACCCCCATCATCCCCTAAATCAGCAGCTTCTAACCCTTCTATGGTTCTTATTGAAGGGATTCGCAGCCCCTGGGAGGTAGAAATATTCAAAAATAACTTCCCTGATTTTAAAGTTATTGCCATACACTCTGCACCAGAAACCCGTTACCTTCGCCTACGGAAGAGAATGAGATCCGATGACTCTGCCGAAACCAGGGAAGCACTTAAAAGAGATCAGAGGGAGTTAAAATTTGGTATTGGTGAGGTAATTGCCAGTGCAGATTTCATGGTGGTTAATGAAGGTGCTAAGGGGAAGCTAAAAAACACAGTAAGGGGTATTCTTAAAAATGAATTGTAA
- a CDS encoding RNA-binding domain-containing protein: MNCKVVARATVNPTEDLDKIIESLSNVFHYADIVIGEDSVTVTGDTSCLVPFKEFLEKRKIRETARKMILKGWSEDSKVITLKLSKQAAFAGMVNLVEDDLSPLGEIEVKISTENVEKFTSWLCGQDKK; this comes from the coding sequence ATGAATTGTAAAGTAGTTGCTAGGGCCACAGTCAATCCTACGGAGGATCTAGACAAGATCATAGAATCTTTATCCAATGTATTCCATTATGCGGACATAGTTATAGGCGAAGATAGTGTTACTGTCACTGGAGACACTTCCTGTCTCGTTCCCTTTAAGGAATTCCTTGAAAAAAGAAAGATCAGAGAAACTGCCCGTAAAATGATCCTCAAAGGATGGAGTGAAGATTCAAAGGTCATAACGTTGAAGTTGAGTAAGCAAGCCGCATTTGCAGGTATGGTTAACCTGGTAGAAGATGATCTTTCTCCCCTGGGAGAGATTGAAGTTAAGATAAGTACTGAAAATGTAGAAAAGTTTACCAGCTGGTTGTGTGGACAAGATAAAAAGTAG